A region of the Bacillus sp. (in: firmicutes) genome:
AAAACGAATCATGGATACTTTCTCTAAACATGCGAAAAAACAACGAGAAGTGCTAGAGTTTTTATTGAAATCTCCTGAAACGAGCTGGACGATGAAAGAACTAACGACCGCCTGTCAAACGTCAACATCGGTTGTTCAAGAGCTTGTGAAAAAAGGTATATTGCAAGAGAAGGAAGTAGAAGTGTATCGCGACCCTTATCAACATCGTTCGTTTGAAAAAACGTATCCGCTTCCGTTAACCGACCAACAACAAAAAGCGATTTCCCCAATCCTTTCGTCCATTGAGAACGGCGATCATCGCACGTATCTGTTATACGGAGTAACCGGAAGTGGAAAAACCGAAATATATTTACAAGCCATTCAACGAGTATTGGAACAAGGAAAAGAGGCAATTGTGCTCGTTCCGGAAATTTCGTTAACCCCTCAAATGGTACACCGGTTTAAAGGGCGGTTTGGTGATGATGTGGCGGTGTTACATAGCGGCCTATCCATCGGTGAAAAGTACGATGAGTGGCGCAAAGTCCAACGAAAAGAAGTAAAGGTCGTTGTAGGAGCTCGATCAGCGATCTTTGCTCCATTCGAAAATATCGGCATTATTATTATTGATGAAGAACATGAAACAAGCTACAAACAGGAGGAGAATCCGCGATATCATGCGCGGGATGTGGCGATTTATCGCGGAAAATTCCATGGATGTCCTGTCGTTTTAGGAAGCGCGACACCATCGTTAGAATCGTTTGCTCGAGCTCAAAAAAATGTGTATCACTTATTGACATTGTCGAAACGAATGAATGACCGGTCGTTACCAGACGTTTCGATTGTTGATATGCGGGAAGAACTTCGTAAAGGAAATCGATCGATGTTTTCAACTCTATTATTCGAAAAGCTACAAGACCGACTCGAAAAAGGGCAGCAAACGGTCCTTTTTTTAAACAGACGAGGCTATTCGTCGTTTGTGATGTGTCGCGATTGTGGAAGCGTTATGCAATGTCCGCATTGTGACATTTCCTTAACGTATCATCGAGTGACGAATCAATTAAAATGTCATTATTGCGGGTTTGAAACGACCGTACCAGGGGTTTGTCCGGAATGTGGAAGTGAACATATTCGTTATTTTGGTACAGGTACACAAAAAGTGGAAGAAGAACTTGGGAAATTGTTGCCTCATGCTCGAGTCATTCGCATGGATGTAGATACAACAAGTCGAAAAGGCGCCCATGAACGGTTATTAAGCCAATTCCAAGAAGGAAAAGCGGATATTTTATTAGGTACGCAAATGATTGCTAAGGGATTAGATTTTCCAAACATCACGCTCGTAGGTGTTTTAAGTGCGGATACCATGTTGCATTTACCTGATTTTCGCGCCTCTGAAAAAACGTTCCAGCTGTTGACACAAGTAAGTGGCCGTGCCGGGCGACATGAGTTACAAGGAGAAGTTGTCATTCAAACTTACACCCCCGAACATTACAGCATAGAATTAGCTGGGGAGCAAAATTATAACGACTTTTATCAGAAGGAAATGGTCATGCGTAAAATGGGACGCTATCCCCCTTTTTATTATTTAGCTCTCATACATGTGAGTCATGAAGATTTAATGAAGGTGATATCCGTCTGTGAAAAAATTACGTCTTATATGAAAACTCAACTCTCAGAAGAAGCAATTATTTTAGGACCTACCGTATCACCAATACCTCGGATCAACGATAGATATCGATATCAATGTTTGATAAAATACAAGCGGGAACCAAGGCTCATTCCTGCATTGAAGAAAATTTTAGATTTTTATATGAAAGAACGTAATTCGGAAAATGTGTATGTATCCGTTGATTTACATCCATACATGATGATGTAGGAAGTGAAAAAGACAGGAGGAAATACGTTGGCTATTTTACCAATCGTTACGTATCCAGCAGACATATTAGAAACGAACTGTGAACGGGTCACAGTTTTTGATAAAAAGTTAAGAAAACTATTACAAGATATGTATGATACAATGGTGGCTGCTGATGGGGTCGGACTAGCCGCTCCGCAAGTAGGGGTCAATCAGCGTATTGCGATTGTAGATATTGGGGATGAACATGGAACGATTGAGTTAATTAATCCCGAAATTATTGAAAGCCATGGAGAAGATACGGATGTGGAAGGTTGCCTTAGTTTTCCGGGAGTGTACGGAAAAGTAAGCCGACCATATTCTGTTAAAGTAAAAGCCCAAGACAGGAAAGGGCGCTATTTTCTTCTAAAAGCGAACGGCTTTTTAGCGCGTGCCATACAACATGAAATCGATCATTTGAACGGAATCTTATTTACTTCTAAAATTATTGAATACGTCAAAGAAGAAGAATTAGAAGGGTAGGAGAGCGAATGACAAAAATCGTTTTTATGGGAACACCAGATTTTTCGGTCCCCATACTTCGAAAAATCATTGAAGATGGGTACGACGTCGTGGCCGTCGTTACCCAGCCGGATCGTCCTGTTGGGCGAAAACGCGTGTTAACGCCACCGCCTGTAAAAGTAGAAGCCGAAAAGCATGGAATTCCTGTTTATCAACCGGAAAAAATTAAAGATCCTCAAGAATATGAAAAAATTTTAGCGTTACAACCCGACTTAATTGTAACCGCTGCTTTCGGTCAAATATTACCGAAAGAAATACTAGATGCACCTCGTTACGGATGTATTAATGTTCATGCTTCCTTGCTTCCAGAATTACGAGGCGGTGCCCCGATTCATTATGCAATTCTTCAAGGAAAGAAAAAAACGGGAATAACCATTATGTATATGGTAGAAAAACTTGACGCAGGCGATATTTTAACGCAAGTGGAAGTCCCTATTGAAGAGGACGACCACGTTGGAAGTCTGCACGATAAATTAAGTGAGGCAGGAGCCGAGCTATTATCACAAACAATTCCGAAGCTTCTTCGTGGAGAAATTGAGCCAATTCCACAAAATGATGAAGAAGCAACGTTTGCCTATAATATTAAACGAGAGCAAGAAAAAATTGATTGGTCGAAAAATGGAGAAGACATTTACAACCACATTCGTGGTCTTCACCCGTGGCCAGTGGCCTTTACGACATTGGGTGGTAACGTATTAAAAATTTGGTGGGGCGTCAAATATCCGCTCAATCATAAGAGTACACCTGGCGAAATCGTAAAGGTCGAAGAAGATGGTTTTGTGGTGGCTACGGGTAACGAAATTGGTATTAAAATTACCGAACTCCAGCCAGCTGGTAAAAAACGAATGGAGGCCAAGGACTTTTTACGGGGGGCAGGAAGTCATATTACAATCGGTATGAAGTTAGGAGAAGAAAATGTCTAAAACGAAAAACGTTCGCGAAGTTGCCTTAGACGTATTATTAGCGGTTGAGAAACATCAGTCGTACAGTAATATATTGCTCAATCATGTGATTAAAGAGCACCAATTGCCACCAAAAGATACTGCGCTACTAACCGAGTTGACATATGGAACGATTCAACGTCAATATACTTTAGATTATTTCTTGGCTCCCTTTTTAAAAAAACCGAAAAAACTTCAAAGCTGGGTTCGCCAATTATTGCGATTATCCCTTTACCAGATGGTATTTTTAGATAAAATTCCTGATCGAGCGGTGATCCATGAAGCGGTCGAAATTGCGAAAAGAAAAGGGCATCGAGGAATTGCCGGGCTAGTGAATGGTGTTCTTCGATCGGTGCAACGCGAAGGAGTTCCTTCCTTAGATCAAATCAGCGATCCGATTGAGCGAATTTCGATTGAAACAAGTCATCCTATATGGT
Encoded here:
- a CDS encoding methionyl-tRNA formyltransferase, whose amino-acid sequence is MTKIVFMGTPDFSVPILRKIIEDGYDVVAVVTQPDRPVGRKRVLTPPPVKVEAEKHGIPVYQPEKIKDPQEYEKILALQPDLIVTAAFGQILPKEILDAPRYGCINVHASLLPELRGGAPIHYAILQGKKKTGITIMYMVEKLDAGDILTQVEVPIEEDDHVGSLHDKLSEAGAELLSQTIPKLLRGEIEPIPQNDEEATFAYNIKREQEKIDWSKNGEDIYNHIRGLHPWPVAFTTLGGNVLKIWWGVKYPLNHKSTPGEIVKVEEDGFVVATGNEIGIKITELQPAGKKRMEAKDFLRGAGSHITIGMKLGEENV
- a CDS encoding peptide deformylase codes for the protein MAILPIVTYPADILETNCERVTVFDKKLRKLLQDMYDTMVAADGVGLAAPQVGVNQRIAIVDIGDEHGTIELINPEIIESHGEDTDVEGCLSFPGVYGKVSRPYSVKVKAQDRKGRYFLLKANGFLARAIQHEIDHLNGILFTSKIIEYVKEEELEG
- the priA gene encoding primosomal protein N', with product MQVAAVIVDVPTMQTDKEFDYLIPDEWVGKIVPGMRVIVPFGPRKVQGVVVRLKPTSTVKNLKKISEPMDLSPVLNKELLQLGEWLTEHTLCFKISAYQAMLPAAMKAKYEKKLVLVNREGINQLPVELQQWFNDRTEISWKEADQRNWLSTLQTAVSIGTFEVVYDVKDKARKKIEKHYLLSHPTDELKRIMDTFSKHAKKQREVLEFLLKSPETSWTMKELTTACQTSTSVVQELVKKGILQEKEVEVYRDPYQHRSFEKTYPLPLTDQQQKAISPILSSIENGDHRTYLLYGVTGSGKTEIYLQAIQRVLEQGKEAIVLVPEISLTPQMVHRFKGRFGDDVAVLHSGLSIGEKYDEWRKVQRKEVKVVVGARSAIFAPFENIGIIIIDEEHETSYKQEENPRYHARDVAIYRGKFHGCPVVLGSATPSLESFARAQKNVYHLLTLSKRMNDRSLPDVSIVDMREELRKGNRSMFSTLLFEKLQDRLEKGQQTVLFLNRRGYSSFVMCRDCGSVMQCPHCDISLTYHRVTNQLKCHYCGFETTVPGVCPECGSEHIRYFGTGTQKVEEELGKLLPHARVIRMDVDTTSRKGAHERLLSQFQEGKADILLGTQMIAKGLDFPNITLVGVLSADTMLHLPDFRASEKTFQLLTQVSGRAGRHELQGEVVIQTYTPEHYSIELAGEQNYNDFYQKEMVMRKMGRYPPFYYLALIHVSHEDLMKVISVCEKITSYMKTQLSEEAIILGPTVSPIPRINDRYRYQCLIKYKREPRLIPALKKILDFYMKERNSENVYVSVDLHPYMMM